In a single window of the Elaeis guineensis isolate ETL-2024a chromosome 6, EG11, whole genome shotgun sequence genome:
- the LOC105046520 gene encoding remorin 4.1, which yields MLSDQRAHTEEEDTGAATDEVEFRDIYALTPPSPQPSSSSRGRRRESWEASSHRWSTVSVGSDVLSEHLSTMSREFNAMVVAGASMQNDNNGANHEAPNLGRIGEEVEETNPLAIVPDNNPIPSPGRAPPPADSPAPVEEVSVHQVKKEEVESKISAWQAAEIAKINNRFKRDDVVINGWESEHIEKATAWLKKVERKLDEKRAKAIEKMQNDVAKSHRKAEERRASAEAKRGTKVAKVLDVANLLRAVGRAPSKRSLF from the exons ATGTTGAGTGATCAAAGGGCTCATACCGAAGAAGAAGACACCGGCGCCGCCACCGACGAGGTCGAATTCCGCGACATCTACGCGCTAACACCGCCGTCCCCTCAGCCATCCTCGTCGAGCCGCGGTCGGAGGAGGGAGTCGTGGGAAGCCAGCAGCCATCGCTGGTCGACGGTCTCCGTGGGGAGCGACGTCCTCAGCGAGCACTTATCGACTATGAGCAGAGAGTTCAACGCCATGGTCGTCGCCGGAGCCAGCATGCAGAACGACAACAACGGCGCCAACCACGAGGCGCCGAACCTTGGGAGGATCGGAGAGGAGGTTGAGGAGACCAACCCGCTCGCGATCGTCCCGGACAACAACCCCATCCCCTCCCCTGGCCGTGCACCACCACCGGCCGACTCCCCGGCCCCGGTGGAGGAGGTCTCGGTCCACCAGGTGAAGAAGGAGGAGGTCGAGTCGAAGATATCGGCATGGCAGGCTGCCGAGATCGCCAAGATCAACAACCGATTCAAGAGAGATGACGTCGTCATCAATGGATGGGAAAGCGAGCACATCGAGAAGGCGACGGCGTGGTTGAAGAAAGTGGAG AGGAAGCTGGATGAAAAGAGAGCAAAGGCAATTGAGAAGATGCAGAACGATGTGGCGAAATCTCACCGGAAGGCGGAAGAGAGGAGGGCGTCGGCGGAGGCGAAGAGGGGGACGAAGGTGGCGAAGGTTTTGGATGTGGCTAATTTGTTGAGGGCTGTGGGTAGAGCTCCTTCCAAGCGCTCCTTGTTTTAG